In a genomic window of Sporosarcina trichiuri:
- the mreD gene encoding rod shape-determining protein MreD, which produces MTRFLIPLLAVVLFFVEPVFSLFSPIELGDVRYTLVPRFLTVFLVFLACYYGRRKSIIYGLVFGLLYDMYHIDIIGIYAFLYPLICYLAAVLIRQVHRSIFSVMALSLGMIILLEMMSYLFASLIALTSIGFEAFLTTRLVPTVIANSVFILLFGWVFHTWLYKRVIEKQIGM; this is translated from the coding sequence ATGACCCGATTCCTCATCCCTCTGCTTGCGGTCGTTTTGTTTTTCGTGGAGCCGGTCTTCAGCCTGTTTTCGCCGATCGAGCTCGGGGATGTGCGCTATACGCTCGTCCCCCGGTTCCTGACCGTCTTCCTCGTCTTCCTTGCCTGCTACTATGGCCGGCGGAAGTCGATAATTTACGGTTTGGTCTTCGGCCTCTTGTATGACATGTACCACATTGATATTATTGGGATATATGCATTTCTCTATCCGCTCATTTGTTACTTGGCGGCAGTGCTCATCCGGCAGGTCCACCGCTCCATCTTTTCGGTGATGGCCCTGTCCCTCGGCATGATCATCCTGCTCGAGATGATGTCCTATCTGTTCGCAAGTCTCATTGCGCTGACGTCGATCGGCTTCGAAGCCTTTCTGACAACGAGGCTCGTGCCGACCGTCATTGCGAATTCGGTCTTCATCCTGTTGTTCGGCTGGGTGTTCCATACCTGGCTGTACAAACGAGTCATAGAGAAGCAGATCGGTATGTAA
- the pheA gene encoding prephenate dehydratase, producing MNRKTAQPTVAYLGPEASFTHIAARGFFGQGGLVPYPSIPDCIEAVAEGHVAYAVVPLENALEGSVPLTIDYLFHGSELYINAELSTPIRQHLMVHPEQADGTDRLDSIHSHPHALAQCHKYLQYHYRRVPLIQTSSTAAAAKYVSEHPELPIAAIGNQLAAETYGLEMAETSIHDFHFNHTRFVVLSLRKETLEMENPGLLKTTLMVKLPQDDQPGMLHQILSVFAWRKLNLSKIESRPLKTGLGNYFFIVDVLASEGEPMMKGALEELKALHCDVTSFGSYHTYDDLLPADS from the coding sequence ATGAATAGGAAAACCGCACAGCCGACGGTCGCATATTTGGGGCCTGAAGCGTCTTTCACCCATATCGCAGCGCGCGGTTTTTTCGGGCAGGGCGGTCTTGTGCCGTATCCGTCGATTCCGGACTGTATCGAAGCGGTGGCGGAGGGGCATGTCGCCTACGCCGTCGTGCCGCTTGAGAATGCACTCGAAGGGTCGGTGCCGCTGACGATCGATTATTTGTTTCACGGCAGTGAATTGTACATCAACGCCGAACTGTCAACGCCGATCCGGCAGCATCTGATGGTGCATCCGGAACAGGCGGACGGAACGGACAGACTCGACTCCATCCATTCACATCCGCATGCACTGGCGCAGTGCCATAAGTATCTGCAGTATCATTACCGGAGAGTGCCGCTCATCCAGACGTCATCGACCGCAGCGGCCGCAAAGTATGTATCCGAACATCCCGAACTTCCGATCGCGGCGATCGGCAACCAGCTTGCCGCGGAAACATACGGGCTCGAGATGGCGGAAACCTCGATCCATGATTTCCATTTCAACCATACACGGTTCGTTGTCCTGTCGCTCCGCAAGGAAACGCTGGAGATGGAAAACCCGGGACTGCTGAAAACGACTCTTATGGTGAAGCTGCCGCAGGACGACCAGCCGGGGATGCTGCATCAGATCCTGTCCGTCTTCGCCTGGCGGAAACTGAACTTGAGCAAGATCGAATCGAGGCCGCTGAAAACAGGTCTCGGCAATTATTTCTTCATTGTCGATGTGCTGGCGTCCGAGGGGGAACCGATGATGAAAGGTGCGCTTGAAGAATTGAAAGCACTCCATTGCGACGTGACATCGTTCGGTTCCTACCATACATATGACGACTTGCTGCCTGCCGATTCCTGA
- the safA gene encoding SafA/ExsA family spore coat assembly protein, giving the protein MNEKAHSGESVTCRSARSYDESMEGGLYRVNVHIVVKGDTLWKIARQYGISFEELKKVNAHLANPDYIVPGMKIFLPEGGKGTKPHSKPHSGQPPKEKIPHMEKPAKPQTPPVPPVTKPQPQPELKPAPKPQPKPEVKPAPKPQPEVKPVPKPQPKSEVKPVPKPKPKPEIKPMPEVKPSPMPKPPEAEKPVCEKQMPAPVPHPHPPMMQPMYIGIPCGWMPIYDADCYPYGHQHLPPAQEMPVPPMSPPVQPAPMTPPMLPQDMQGPPHMSPLPESPDMNDCPPDESPIKPGQFPGMSPSDCETDHCESSYHRPPAHESSGFDLTPPAYCPPENGYVPQPIPHQPPYQQPQFQQPVYQQPNYPMPGIQASQHPNYMHLCTSCGSQMSPYPYYGMVPYMAPMPSMMPGAQYPEMPGYGQEQTDPMDNC; this is encoded by the coding sequence ATGAATGAGAAGGCGCACTCCGGTGAATCGGTCACATGCCGGAGCGCCCGTTCATATGATGAGTCGATGGAAGGGGGACTTTACAGAGTGAATGTCCATATTGTTGTAAAAGGTGACACGCTTTGGAAGATTGCACGTCAATACGGAATTTCATTTGAGGAATTGAAAAAGGTGAATGCCCATCTCGCGAACCCGGACTACATAGTGCCGGGCATGAAAATTTTTCTGCCAGAGGGCGGAAAAGGGACGAAACCCCATTCCAAACCTCACAGCGGCCAGCCGCCGAAAGAGAAGATACCGCACATGGAGAAGCCGGCGAAACCACAGACACCGCCTGTGCCGCCTGTGACGAAACCGCAGCCGCAACCGGAACTGAAACCAGCTCCGAAGCCGCAGCCGAAACCAGAGGTGAAGCCGGCCCCGAAGCCACAGCCGGAAGTGAAACCCGTGCCGAAGCCTCAGCCGAAATCGGAAGTGAAGCCGGTCCCGAAGCCGAAACCGAAACCGGAAATCAAACCGATGCCGGAAGTGAAACCGTCTCCGATGCCGAAGCCGCCTGAAGCGGAAAAGCCCGTCTGTGAAAAGCAGATGCCTGCACCTGTTCCGCATCCGCATCCGCCGATGATGCAGCCGATGTATATCGGTATACCGTGCGGCTGGATGCCGATCTATGATGCGGACTGTTACCCGTATGGCCATCAGCATCTGCCGCCTGCACAGGAGATGCCGGTCCCGCCGATGAGTCCGCCTGTCCAGCCGGCGCCGATGACTCCGCCGATGCTGCCGCAGGATATGCAGGGGCCGCCTCACATGAGCCCGCTGCCGGAATCCCCGGACATGAATGACTGTCCGCCTGACGAATCACCGATCAAACCGGGCCAGTTCCCCGGCATGTCGCCATCCGATTGTGAAACGGATCACTGCGAATCCAGTTACCACCGTCCGCCTGCCCATGAGTCATCCGGCTTCGATCTGACACCGCCAGCCTATTGCCCGCCTGAAAACGGATACGTTCCGCAGCCGATCCCGCATCAGCCGCCTTACCAGCAGCCGCAGTTCCAGCAGCCGGTGTATCAGCAGCCGAACTATCCGATGCCGGGTATCCAGGCATCGCAGCATCCGAACTATATGCACTTGTGTACGTCATGCGGCTCCCAGATGTCTCCGTATCCTTATTACGGCATGGTACCGTACATGGCGCCTATGCCGTCCATGATGCCGGGTGCCCAATATCCGGAAATGCCGGGATACGGCCAGGAACAAACGGATCCGATGGATAATTGTTAA
- the rpmA gene encoding 50S ribosomal protein L27, which yields MLRLDLQFFASKKGVGSTKNGRDSESKRLGAKRADGQFVSGGSILYRQRGTKIHPGENVGRGGDDTLFAKVDGVVRFERFGRDKKKVSVYPAVQEA from the coding sequence ATGTTACGTTTGGATCTTCAGTTTTTCGCATCGAAAAAAGGGGTAGGTTCTACAAAGAACGGCCGTGACTCCGAATCGAAACGTCTTGGCGCAAAGCGTGCCGATGGACAATTCGTTTCTGGCGGATCGATCCTCTACCGCCAGCGCGGAACGAAAATTCACCCAGGTGAAAACGTAGGCCGCGGAGGCGATGATACTCTTTTCGCAAAAGTTGACGGCGTCGTACGCTTCGAGCGTTTCGGCCGCGACAAGAAAAAAGTAAGTGTGTATCCTGCAGTGCAGGAAGCATAA
- the rplU gene encoding 50S ribosomal protein L21 → MYAIIETGGKQIKVEQGQEIFIEKLVGDADEAITFDKVLFVGGDDVKVGAPFVEGATVSAKIVKQGKGKKITVFKYKPKKNYSRKQGHRQPYTKVVIEGINL, encoded by the coding sequence ATGTACGCAATTATTGAAACCGGCGGAAAGCAGATCAAAGTGGAGCAGGGTCAGGAAATCTTCATCGAGAAATTAGTGGGAGACGCTGACGAGGCGATCACATTTGACAAAGTTCTTTTTGTAGGCGGAGATGACGTGAAAGTCGGCGCTCCATTCGTGGAAGGCGCAACTGTATCAGCGAAAATCGTGAAACAGGGCAAAGGCAAGAAAATCACTGTCTTCAAATACAAGCCAAAGAAAAACTACAGCCGCAAACAAGGTCATCGTCAGCCATACACGAAAGTTGTCATCGAAGGCATCAACCTATAA
- a CDS encoding ribosomal-processing cysteine protease Prp: MIQLRIEKQPSGRITSFEMSGHADYAEHGKDLVCAAASAVSFGAVNALIALTGITPVIEQGDQGGYLKVVLPETGDDHDQQVIMRAMIVSMETIEQDYGQFIQVSYQ, translated from the coding sequence ATGATTCAGCTGAGAATCGAGAAACAGCCGTCCGGCCGCATCACCTCATTTGAGATGAGCGGACATGCTGATTATGCGGAACATGGGAAAGACTTAGTGTGTGCAGCGGCATCCGCTGTGTCATTCGGCGCAGTCAATGCACTGATCGCACTGACAGGTATCACTCCGGTCATCGAACAGGGTGACCAAGGCGGCTATCTGAAAGTCGTTCTTCCGGAAACGGGAGATGACCATGACCAGCAGGTGATCATGCGGGCGATGATTGTTTCCATGGAGACGATTGAACAAGATTACGGGCAATTCATACAAGTATCCTATCAGTAA
- a CDS encoding ACT domain-containing protein, giving the protein MKQLGEDQFYLVREDVLTESMQKMLEAKRLLAAGDVSTIQQATAQVGLSRSAYYKYKDAVYPFEEIARERVLTVFIQLEDLKGSLAVLLETISSVHCNVLTIHQTIPVQGRANITLSLNVTEMTVSVETFIHKLNAPSFVDSVHLVSSGAL; this is encoded by the coding sequence ATGAAGCAGCTGGGAGAGGACCAGTTCTATCTGGTGCGCGAAGATGTTCTGACGGAGTCCATGCAGAAGATGCTGGAAGCGAAGCGGCTGCTCGCTGCGGGTGACGTGTCGACGATCCAGCAGGCGACTGCGCAGGTCGGCCTGTCGAGAAGCGCGTATTACAAATATAAGGACGCCGTCTATCCGTTCGAGGAGATTGCGCGCGAACGGGTGCTGACGGTGTTCATCCAGCTGGAGGATCTGAAAGGATCGCTCGCAGTCCTATTGGAGACCATCTCGTCCGTCCATTGCAACGTGTTGACGATCCACCAGACGATCCCCGTACAGGGAAGAGCCAATATTACACTGTCGCTGAACGTCACGGAAATGACGGTCTCGGTGGAGACGTTCATCCACAAACTGAACGCACCGAGTTTCGTCGATTCCGTCCATCTGGTCAGTTCTGGCGCGCTTTGA
- the mreC gene encoding rod shape-determining protein MreC encodes MPRFFSNKRLILLLVGVIVLVALIAFSMKDRQSASLPEKMVKDVVGFGQSLFSKPAHAITGFFDDIDGILNTYEENRTLKARLTEYASNEVELADVKEENERLRKIVGKQDDLRAYDPVQATVISRNPDQWEEKIIIDKGEKHGVQLNMAVMTSSGLVGKVVLVTAFTSTVELLSTENQNFRVSAMIPGKKDIFGLMEGFDHERGELIMKRIDSNFEVKVGQKVMSSGLGGIFPKGLLIGEVTEVSTDDYGLTKLAYVRPAAEFSMLDHVMVAKRQSETAQGTDSAKASAAEGEEGS; translated from the coding sequence ATGCCGCGATTTTTTTCGAACAAACGACTTATTTTACTGCTCGTGGGCGTGATTGTCCTGGTGGCATTGATTGCCTTCTCCATGAAAGACCGGCAGAGTGCCAGCCTCCCCGAAAAAATGGTGAAAGACGTGGTCGGTTTTGGACAATCGCTGTTTTCAAAACCGGCGCATGCCATCACCGGCTTTTTCGATGATATCGATGGAATTCTGAATACATATGAAGAAAACCGGACGCTGAAAGCGCGTCTGACCGAGTATGCATCCAACGAAGTCGAGCTTGCGGATGTGAAAGAGGAGAATGAGCGGCTGCGCAAGATTGTCGGCAAACAGGACGATCTGCGCGCCTACGATCCGGTCCAGGCGACCGTCATTTCACGCAATCCCGACCAATGGGAAGAGAAGATCATCATCGACAAAGGTGAGAAACACGGCGTCCAGCTGAACATGGCAGTCATGACATCGAGCGGCCTCGTCGGAAAAGTCGTCCTCGTCACAGCATTCACCTCGACTGTCGAACTGCTGTCGACGGAGAACCAGAACTTCCGGGTCTCCGCGATGATTCCCGGCAAGAAAGATATTTTCGGCCTGATGGAAGGGTTCGACCATGAACGCGGCGAATTGATCATGAAACGGATCGATTCGAATTTCGAGGTCAAAGTTGGACAGAAAGTGATGTCCTCCGGTCTCGGCGGAATCTTTCCTAAGGGACTGCTGATCGGGGAAGTGACCGAAGTGTCGACCGACGATTACGGGCTCACGAAGCTGGCGTATGTCCGTCCGGCTGCTGAATTTTCGATGCTCGATCATGTGATGGTCGCAAAACGGCAGTCTGAAACAGCACAGGGGACCGACTCGGCGAAAGCGTCTGCAGCGGAGGGGGAGGAAGGATCATGA
- a CDS encoding phosphotransferase translates to MKEKRETLFFEVKPHVWRLEEEGQSFAVKRYKDSKGAGKVRKLHNQLQAVGFPYIAPLTDKGTDHLIIQPWLSGTRPVDYASITDRRASLRSLNALHATREVIDWNSVTYLPRFNLHRKWVRRLERFRQQEELIAGHIGTSAFSDICLYAEEALLRLEGVSEKEEVPTILHGDVVHHNLLAADDGTVYLIDFDLAAVGSASAEIALWLHRVLPHMAYDGEQLFRELPRLQELSEEALIMLQYPNEVMREWLYFAGLPDPGRHRIRNHLVQFTKQGLHAWPGLCRFSDSQLQRKQDRT, encoded by the coding sequence GTGAAGGAAAAACGGGAAACCTTATTCTTTGAAGTGAAACCGCACGTCTGGCGCCTTGAGGAAGAAGGCCAGTCGTTCGCGGTCAAACGGTATAAGGACAGCAAAGGGGCCGGGAAAGTGAGGAAACTGCACAATCAGCTGCAGGCTGTCGGGTTCCCATATATCGCTCCGCTGACCGACAAAGGGACCGACCATCTCATCATCCAGCCTTGGCTGTCCGGCACACGGCCTGTGGATTACGCGAGCATCACCGACCGGAGGGCATCCCTCCGGTCGCTCAATGCGCTTCATGCGACCCGTGAGGTTATCGACTGGAATTCCGTCACTTACCTGCCCCGGTTCAATCTGCATCGCAAGTGGGTGAGGCGGCTGGAACGGTTTAGACAGCAGGAAGAACTGATTGCAGGCCATATCGGCACCTCGGCATTCAGCGATATCTGCCTGTATGCAGAAGAGGCGCTGCTGAGGCTGGAGGGTGTCAGTGAAAAGGAAGAAGTGCCGACAATCCTGCATGGGGATGTCGTCCATCATAATCTGCTCGCAGCAGACGATGGAACGGTCTACCTGATCGACTTCGACCTTGCGGCTGTCGGTTCGGCATCTGCCGAAATCGCCCTCTGGCTGCACCGGGTCCTGCCTCATATGGCGTATGACGGGGAGCAGCTGTTCCGGGAGCTGCCCCGTCTGCAGGAGCTGAGTGAAGAAGCGCTCATCATGCTGCAGTATCCGAACGAAGTCATGCGGGAGTGGCTGTATTTTGCCGGACTGCCGGATCCCGGGCGGCACCGCATCCGGAACCATCTCGTGCAATTCACGAAACAGGGACTGCACGCCTGGCCGGGGCTGTGCCGCTTTTCGGACAGTCAGCTGCAGAGGAAACAAGACAGGACATGA
- the obgE gene encoding GTPase ObgE, which translates to MFVDHVKVYVKGGDGGDGIVAFRREKYIAFGGPAGGDGGKGGDVTFVVDEGLRTLMDFRYQRHFKAPRGQHGANKNQHGRQGEDMVVKVPPGTVVTDVETGEIIADLVEDGQRAVIARGGRGGRGNSRFVTPQNTAPELSEKGEPGVEREISLELKVLADVGLVGFPSVGKSTLLSVISSAKPKIGDYHFTTLVPNLGLVETDDHRTFVMADLPGLIEGAHEGVGLGHQFLRHIERTRVIVHVIDMSGLEGRDPFEDFETINAELEQYNLRLTERPQIIVANKMDMPDAADNLELFKEQLGKTDHKIFPISALTRNGLEELLYAIADLLEVTPDFPLHETAEDEEEHSVLYKYEPETPDFKITRDDDGAYVLSGYAIERMFKMTDFNFDQSVRKFGRQMRGMGVDDALRERGAQNGDIVRLLDFEFEFIE; encoded by the coding sequence ATGTTTGTCGATCACGTAAAAGTGTATGTAAAAGGCGGCGACGGCGGCGATGGAATTGTCGCTTTCCGCCGCGAGAAGTATATTGCCTTCGGCGGTCCTGCCGGGGGAGATGGAGGAAAAGGCGGCGACGTTACATTCGTCGTGGACGAAGGCCTGCGCACGCTCATGGACTTCCGGTATCAGCGCCATTTCAAGGCGCCGCGCGGCCAGCATGGCGCGAACAAGAACCAGCATGGACGCCAGGGTGAGGACATGGTCGTCAAAGTACCGCCCGGCACGGTCGTCACCGATGTCGAAACAGGTGAGATCATCGCCGATCTCGTCGAGGACGGACAGCGGGCGGTCATCGCCCGCGGAGGACGCGGCGGGCGCGGCAACAGCCGTTTCGTGACTCCTCAGAACACGGCTCCAGAACTGTCGGAGAAAGGTGAACCGGGCGTCGAGCGCGAAATCAGCCTGGAGCTGAAAGTGCTGGCGGACGTCGGACTCGTCGGCTTCCCGAGTGTCGGAAAATCCACATTGCTGTCCGTCATTTCGTCTGCCAAGCCGAAGATCGGCGACTACCATTTCACGACGCTCGTCCCGAACCTCGGACTCGTCGAGACGGATGACCACCGGACGTTTGTCATGGCGGACCTGCCGGGGCTGATCGAAGGCGCCCATGAAGGTGTCGGGCTCGGTCACCAGTTCCTGCGGCACATCGAGCGGACACGGGTCATCGTCCACGTCATCGATATGTCGGGTCTGGAAGGACGCGATCCATTCGAGGACTTTGAAACCATCAACGCAGAGCTCGAACAGTATAACCTGAGACTGACGGAGCGGCCGCAGATCATCGTTGCGAACAAGATGGACATGCCGGATGCTGCGGACAATCTGGAACTGTTCAAAGAGCAGCTCGGCAAAACGGATCACAAGATCTTCCCGATCTCCGCTCTGACGAGGAACGGTCTGGAGGAATTGCTCTATGCAATCGCGGACCTGCTTGAAGTGACGCCTGATTTCCCGCTTCATGAAACCGCAGAGGACGAAGAAGAACACTCCGTCCTGTACAAATACGAACCGGAAACACCGGACTTCAAAATCACACGCGATGACGACGGTGCCTATGTCCTTTCTGGATACGCGATCGAGCGCATGTTCAAGATGACCGATTTCAACTTCGATCAGTCGGTCCGCAAGTTCGGGCGCCAGATGCGCGGAATGGGAGTCGATGACGCGCTCCGCGAACGCGGTGCACAGAATGGGGATATCGTGCGCCTGCTTGACTTTGAATTTGAATTTATCGAGTAA
- a CDS encoding stage IV sporulation protein FB, protein MRFRLHPVLLPLFVFLAVMDGLAAYVIVFLSLLLHEAGHIAAALFSGMRIRSVTIYPYGGELVVPDRDTYPKRSRLLLALGGPGATAAVLAAACAIPFPGADDVIRVQLVILLVNLMPILPLDGGQALLVLFESETSRYFDHTAFLLFSIGFLAVGIALLFTGLPETALLIALAVFLGLQNIGAFRYRRYRRIYDQLKRNRLT, encoded by the coding sequence GTGAGATTCCGGCTGCACCCGGTCCTGCTTCCGCTATTCGTCTTCCTCGCCGTCATGGACGGTCTTGCTGCATATGTGATCGTGTTCCTGTCCCTGCTGCTCCATGAAGCGGGCCATATTGCGGCGGCGCTATTCTCGGGTATGCGTATCCGGTCCGTGACGATCTATCCGTACGGCGGGGAACTGGTCGTGCCGGACAGGGACACGTATCCGAAGCGGTCGCGTCTCCTTCTGGCGCTCGGCGGTCCGGGCGCAACAGCTGCTGTCCTGGCCGCTGCCTGTGCCATCCCGTTCCCGGGGGCTGATGACGTGATCCGCGTCCAGCTCGTCATCCTGCTCGTCAACCTCATGCCGATCCTGCCGCTCGACGGCGGACAGGCGCTGCTCGTGCTGTTCGAGAGTGAGACGAGCCGCTATTTCGACCATACGGCGTTCCTGCTGTTCTCGATCGGCTTCCTTGCCGTCGGCATCGCCCTGCTGTTCACCGGCCTGCCGGAAACCGCGCTGCTCATTGCTCTCGCCGTCTTCCTCGGTCTGCAGAACATCGGCGCGTTCCGCTACAGGCGATACCGGAGGATCTATGATCAGCTGAAAAGAAACCGGTTGACATGA
- the minD gene encoding septum site-determining protein MinD, protein MGEAIVITSGKGGVGKTTSSANLGTALALQGKKVCLVDTDIGLRNLDVILGLENRIIYDLVDVIEGRCRIQQALVKDKRFDDRLFLLPAAQTTDKNAVTPEQMKDLITELKRDYDYILIDCPAGIEQGYKNAVAGADRAIVVTTPEISAVRDADRIIGLLEQEDIEPPKLIINRIRRSLMNQDDMLDVNDITTHLSIDLLGIVLDDENVISSSNRGEPVVMDPNNPAALGYRNIARRILGESVPLMSIDTGKPGFFGKLKSLFKK, encoded by the coding sequence GTGGGAGAAGCAATCGTAATAACATCTGGGAAAGGCGGAGTCGGGAAAACCACTTCGTCTGCGAACCTGGGCACTGCATTGGCCCTTCAGGGAAAGAAAGTCTGTCTGGTCGATACGGATATCGGCTTGCGGAACCTGGACGTCATCCTCGGTCTTGAGAACCGGATCATCTATGATCTGGTCGACGTGATCGAAGGACGCTGCCGGATCCAGCAGGCGCTCGTCAAGGACAAGCGGTTCGACGACCGGCTGTTCCTGCTGCCTGCCGCCCAGACGACCGACAAGAACGCCGTCACACCGGAGCAGATGAAAGATCTGATCACCGAACTGAAGCGCGATTATGATTACATCCTGATCGACTGCCCTGCCGGCATCGAGCAGGGATACAAAAACGCGGTTGCCGGCGCGGACCGGGCGATCGTCGTGACGACCCCCGAGATTTCGGCCGTCCGTGATGCGGACCGGATCATCGGCCTCCTCGAACAGGAAGACATCGAGCCCCCGAAGCTGATCATCAACCGGATCCGGCGGTCGCTGATGAACCAGGACGACATGCTGGACGTCAACGATATCACGACACACCTGTCGATCGACCTGCTCGGCATCGTGCTCGATGATGAAAACGTCATCTCATCGTCGAACAGAGGCGAACCCGTCGTCATGGATCCGAACAATCCGGCAGCGCTCGGCTACCGGAATATCGCACGCCGGATCCTCGGTGAGTCGGTGCCGCTCATGTCCATCGACACCGGAAAACCCGGATTCTTCGGCAAACTGAAATCTTTGTTTAAAAAATAA
- a CDS encoding septum site-determining protein MinC has translation MPKQQLVTIKGTKDGLVLRLDDQCAYTDLLEELGRKTQDPGLEGAVEVKIHTGHRYCSDKAMKEIIQTVQSAGQLRVSKIQSDVITMEECNQRVREQQSETYIGIVRSGQEVRAEGDLVVIGDVNPNGFVSAAGSIYILGRLKGKAHAGCTGNREAVIAASWLEATHLIIADQMETMTDELAILSESPEMECAYLHSNGFIAIDRLQDLRLLRPNLSTFKGGS, from the coding sequence TTGCCGAAACAACAACTGGTAACGATAAAAGGGACGAAGGACGGACTGGTCCTGCGGCTGGACGATCAATGCGCGTATACGGATCTTCTGGAGGAACTCGGCCGCAAGACGCAGGATCCGGGACTGGAAGGTGCCGTCGAGGTGAAGATCCATACCGGCCACCGGTACTGCAGCGACAAAGCGATGAAGGAGATCATCCAGACGGTGCAGTCTGCCGGACAATTGCGGGTTTCAAAGATTCAAAGTGATGTCATCACGATGGAAGAGTGCAACCAGCGTGTGCGGGAACAGCAGTCGGAGACGTACATCGGCATCGTCCGTTCCGGGCAGGAAGTCCGGGCGGAAGGCGACCTGGTCGTCATCGGCGATGTCAATCCGAACGGTTTCGTCTCGGCAGCAGGAAGCATTTATATATTAGGACGCCTGAAAGGGAAGGCGCACGCCGGCTGCACCGGCAACCGGGAAGCGGTGATCGCCGCTTCCTGGCTGGAAGCGACCCATCTTATCATCGCGGACCAGATGGAGACGATGACCGATGAACTGGCGATTCTGTCCGAGTCGCCTGAAATGGAATGCGCCTACCTGCATTCGAATGGGTTCATCGCCATCGACCGTCTGCAGGACTTGAGACTGCTGCGTCCGAATCTGTCTACATTCAAAGGGGGGAGCTAA
- the ruvA gene encoding Holliday junction branch migration protein RuvA has protein sequence MYDYIKGIITRVTPEYITIEANGIGFQVYTPNPYAFHLTESVQQVFIHHHVREDAELLMGFLSLEQRELFRKLITVSGIGPKGALAILASGIPSQVISAIEQEDEKFLVQFPGVGKKTARQMILDLKGKLADLFTEVDMPEDGDSLFALAENDSLAEAMLALEALGYSARETAKVKKVLEQEDMTTEDYMKRALQLLLKQQ, from the coding sequence TTGTATGATTACATAAAAGGGATCATCACAAGAGTGACACCCGAGTATATCACAATAGAAGCGAACGGTATCGGATTCCAGGTTTACACGCCGAATCCATATGCATTCCATCTGACGGAGAGCGTCCAGCAGGTGTTCATCCACCATCACGTTCGGGAGGATGCGGAACTGCTGATGGGCTTCCTGTCGCTCGAACAGCGGGAACTGTTCCGGAAGCTGATCACAGTCTCCGGTATCGGACCGAAGGGGGCGCTCGCCATTCTCGCAAGCGGCATCCCGTCGCAGGTCATCTCGGCGATCGAGCAGGAAGACGAGAAATTCCTCGTCCAGTTCCCGGGTGTCGGCAAGAAGACGGCCCGCCAGATGATCCTCGACCTGAAAGGGAAGCTTGCCGATCTGTTTACGGAAGTGGACATGCCGGAAGACGGTGATTCGCTCTTTGCGCTTGCTGAGAACGACTCACTTGCTGAAGCGATGCTTGCACTTGAGGCGCTCGGCTACTCGGCGCGGGAAACGGCGAAAGTGAAGAAAGTGCTCGAACAGGAGGACATGACAACGGAAGACTACATGAAACGTGCACTGCAGCTGCTGCTGAAACAGCAGTGA
- a CDS encoding Spo0B domain-containing protein: MNESELTVRQALQYARHDFLNELQLILMQMDLGRVPEARDQLLASTERMQQASRVAGLGLPALETWLLTFGWHFKAFAAELVAQTSPAAAPRQADDRDVTEFLDALFRQLEEHADPFTDNSVEIMVSAEDADWKVTLTLPVQPIPHEWTSEEREHWTAEVYKSNEYWTFTIRGH, encoded by the coding sequence ATGAACGAATCGGAACTGACAGTACGGCAGGCGCTTCAGTATGCGCGGCACGACTTTTTGAATGAGCTGCAGCTCATCCTGATGCAGATGGATCTCGGCCGTGTGCCGGAAGCGCGGGACCAGCTGCTCGCGTCGACGGAACGGATGCAGCAGGCATCGCGGGTCGCCGGGCTCGGACTGCCGGCGCTCGAGACGTGGTTGCTTACGTTCGGCTGGCATTTCAAGGCGTTCGCGGCCGAACTGGTTGCGCAGACATCTCCGGCGGCCGCACCGCGGCAGGCCGATGACCGGGATGTCACGGAGTTTCTGGACGCCCTGTTCCGCCAGCTGGAAGAGCATGCGGATCCGTTTACGGATAACAGCGTGGAGATCATGGTATCCGCAGAGGATGCGGACTGGAAAGTGACACTGACGCTGCCCGTGCAGCCGATACCGCACGAATGGACATCGGAGGAGCGGGAACACTGGACTGCAGAGGTCTATAAAAGCAATGAGTATTGGACGTTCACGATCCGTGGACATTAG